A window of Suncus etruscus isolate mSunEtr1 chromosome 4, mSunEtr1.pri.cur, whole genome shotgun sequence contains these coding sequences:
- the LOC126006013 gene encoding 60S ribosomal protein L27-like: MGKFMKPGKVVLMLAGCYSGRKAIIVKNFDDGTSDRPYSHALVAGIDCYPRKVTAVMGKKKIGKRSKIKSFVKVYNYNHLMPTRYSVDIPLDKTIVNKDVFRDPALKRKARREAKVKFEERYKTGKNKWFFQKLRF, encoded by the coding sequence ATGGGCAAGTTTATGAAACCGGGGAAGGTGGTCCTGATGCTAGCCGGATGCTACTCAGGACGCAAAGCGATCATCGTCAAGAACTTTGATGATGGCACCTCAGACCGCCCCTATAGCCATGCCCTGGTGGCTGGAATTGACTGCTATCCACGCAAAGTGACAGCCGTCATGGGCAAGAAGAAAATCGGCAAAAGATCAAAGATCAAGTCTTTCGTGAAAGTATATAACTATAATCACCTTATGCCCACAAGGTACTCCGTGGATATCCCTTTGGACAAAACCATCGTCAATAAGGATGTCTTCAGAGACCCGGCTCTTAAGCGCAAGGCCCGCAGAGAGGCCAAGGTCAAGTTTGAGGAGAGATACAAGACCGGCAAGAACAAGTGGTTCTTCCAGAAGCTGCGGTTTTAA